From a region of the Rhipicephalus microplus isolate Deutch F79 chromosome X, USDA_Rmic, whole genome shotgun sequence genome:
- the LOC119176358 gene encoding glucose-fructose oxidoreductase domain-containing protein 1, giving the protein MLPGVGVFGTGKSVRVLVPCLRSRGFKVEAIWGRTIDTAKEAALELGIPFYTNKEDEVLLRKSVDLVFIMCSPHQHAQIAVKALGIGKHVLCDRPAGLSQSEVLKMVRAAQYYPTLISVLCHSLRFLPAYVHMKRQIQDGYVGTVQIIEARVHCGSLVHDCYDWTCEESMGGGVLSTFGSHIIDIAAFVTGLRAVRVHGLTRTLTKTTDTVCGIRQVSSDDFCSFQMELSNGAYATVTLNSHCAGQFSQELLVCGTRGKLVVRSGDLHGQRKGAKEEVLYLDVEDLKQAPDCVVPKPHAKGLVKMVTALRDAFASRANAPGWAKEPTESAASFEDGLYIQAIMEAVRQSSQTRQWVRVQLLQDEGRNKGAFCSLYQMASASM; this is encoded by the coding sequence ATGCTGCCAGGGGTAGGTGTTTTCGGAACTGGTAAGTCGGTGCGAGTGCTGGTCCCGTGTTTGCGCTctcgtggcttcaaggtagaagccATTTGGGGCCGGACTATCGACACGGCGAAGGAAGCTGCTTTGGAACTGGGCATTCCGTTTTATACGAACAAGGAGGATGAGGTACTACTACGCAAGAGCGTCGATTTGGTGTTCATCATGTGCTCTCCTCACCAACACGCCCAGATCGCCGTCAAGGCTCTCGGAATTGGAAAGCATGTTTTGTGTGATCGCCCCGCTGGTCTGTCACAGTCGGAAGTACTTAAGATGGTGCGAGCAGCGCAGTACTACCCAACGCTCATATCGGTGCTTTGTCACAGTCTGCGATTCCTACCAGCTTACGTTCACATGAAGCGGCAGATACAGGACGGCTATGTGGGAACCGTGCAGATAATTGAGGCTCGTGTACACTGCGGTTCTCTCGTCCACGACTGCTATGACTGGACGTGTGAAGAGTCCATGGGAGGGGGTGTGCTGTCCACATTTGGTAGTCACATCATCGACATAGCGGCATTTGTGACGGGTCTTCGCGCAGTCCGCGTGCACGGCTTGACGAGGACGTTGACCAAGACGACGGACACGGTGTGTGGCATTCGGCAGGTGAGCAGCGACGACTTCTGCTCCTTCCAAATGGAGCTGAGCAACGGGGCGTACGCAACCGTCACGCTGAACAGCCACTGTGCGGGCCAGTTCAGCCAGGAGCTCCTGGTGTGCGGTACACGCGGCAAGCTGGTGGTGCGCAGCGGGGATTTGCACGGACAGCGCAAAGGCGCCAAGGAGGAAGTGCTGTACCTGGACGTCGAGGACCTGAAGCAGGCGCCTGACTGCGTAGTGCCGAAGCCGCACGCCAAGGGACTCGTCAAGATGGTCACAGCGCTGCGAGATGCTTTCGCCTCGCGTGCCAACGCCCCTGGTTGGGCCAAGGAGCCTACAGAAAGTGCTGCTAGCTTCGAAGACGGCCTCTACATTCAAGCCATTATGGAAGCCGTTCGCCAATCATCGCAGACGCGTCAGTGGGTGCGCGTGCAGTTGTTACAGGACGAGGGCCGCAACAAGGGTGCCTTCTGCAGCCTCTATCAGATGGCCAGTGCTTCCATGTAA